One genomic region from Ochotona princeps isolate mOchPri1 chromosome 5, mOchPri1.hap1, whole genome shotgun sequence encodes:
- the LYPD6 gene encoding ly6/PLAUR domain-containing protein 6: protein MTLGSAMEPGPALAWLLLLSLLADCLKAAQSRDFTVKDIIYLHPSTTPYPGGFKCFTCEKAADNYECNRWAPDIYCPRETRYCYTQHTMEVTGNSVSVTKRCVSLEECLSTGCRDSEHEGHKVCTSCCEGNICNLPLPRNETDATFATTSPINQTNGHPHCVSMIVSCLWVWLGLTL, encoded by the exons ATGACACTTGGGTCTGCCATGGAacctggccccgccctggcctggctcctgctcctgagcctgctggccgACTGCCTGAAAGCTGCTCAGTCTCGAGacttcacggtcaaagacatCATCTACCTCCATCCTTCAA CCACACCATATCCTGGAGGATTTAAATGTTTCACCTGTGAAAAGGCAGCCGACAATTATGAATGCAACCGATGGGCGCCGGACATCTATTGCCCTCGAG AGACCCGATACTGCTACACTCAGCACACGATGGAAGTCACGGGGAACAGTGTGTCTGTCACCAAGCGCTGCGTGTCGCTGGAAGAGTGCTTGTCCACTGGCTGCAGAGACTCCGAGCATGAAGGCCACAAG gTCTGCACTTCCTGTTGTGAAGGAAATATCTGTAACTTGCCGCTCCCCCGCAATGAAACTGATGCTACATTTGCCACCACCTCACCTATAAATCAGACAAATGGGCACCCACACTGTGTGTCCATGATTGTGTCCTGCTTGTGGGTATGGCTAGGACTCACTTTATAG